TCAACAGACCGGACAGCGGCAGTATCCGGTTTGGCGACCAGGAGGTCATTCTCACACCGCCCCACAAACGAAATGTCGGCATGGTGTTTCAAAGCTATGCCCTGTTTCCGCACATGTCGGTTGCCGGCAATATCGGATTTCCGCTGAAACTTCGCGGGGTCAGTGCCAGCGAGATTGAAGAGCGGGTTACCGAAGCGCTTGAGACGGTGCAGTTGTCAGGCCTTGGGGAGCGCGGCATCGACCAGTTGTCCGGCGGACAGCGCCAGCGGGTTGCACTGGCACGCGCATTCGTTTTCGGCCCGCGCATTCTTTTGATGGACGAACCGCTGTCGGCCCTGGACAAAAAGCTCCGGGAGCGAATGCAGATCGAGCTCAAGATCCTGCACAGGAAGCTGGGCGTGACGACCGTATATGTTACCCATGATCAGCGTGAGGCCCTGACCATGTCTGACCGCATCGCGGTGATCAATCATGGCAGGCTTGCCCAGGTGGACACACCGGAAGTCATCTACAATCATCCCGCCAATGCATTCGTTGCGGATTTTATCGGCGAGTCCACCATGCTGCCGCTGGATCAGGACACAGCTGGAAACCTCACCTACAAGGGCAGTAAGGTCGGCAAGAAGCCGTCAGGCGATGGCGCCAACGGCTGGTCACTGGTGGTCCGGCCGGAACATCTGTCCATCATGGCGGATAAGAAATCCGGCACGGACCAGACCATCGCGTTCAAGGGAACGGTGACCGAAACGGTATTCCAGGGGGAAACGGCATTTTCCATCGTTGCCATCGATGATGAAACCGAGCTTGTGGTCCGGTTTGCAACCGGGTCGAAAGCCAAGTCGAGCTACCCGCAATCCGGAGAACAGGTAACACTCGGCCTTGGCAGGGACGATGTGATCCTGATCCCTCAGGAAGACCGGCAATGACGGCAATCGGCATGGAGAAAACCGGGCGATCAGAAGCGCCCCTGCACGCGGAAGAGCTGCACCGGCAACAGGCACGCGAACAGTGGACCCTGCTGGGCCTCGCAGTCCCGGCCATGATTATAGTCGTGCTGATCATCCTGATCCCCGTTGGATGGCTGTTCTACCTGTCCTTTGTCGGCAGCGACGGCGAACTGTCCCTGCAGCACTACGCCAAGATGGTACAGTACAAATCCTATGCACGGGTGTTTGTGACGACCTTCCAGGTGAGCGTGCTGACAACACTGATCTGCATTCTGATCGGCTATCCACTGTCGTATTTCCTGGCGCTTTTGCCGCCGCGATGGGTCGGCTTTTTCATGCTGGCGGTGTTGC
Above is a window of Anderseniella sp. Alg231-50 DNA encoding:
- a CDS encoding ABC transporter ATP-binding protein, coding for MADNNTIGSRDTATALPIHISSLTKKYGDLYALDSVDLEIKSGEFLTLLGPSGSGKTTLLMAIAGFNRPDSGSIRFGDQEVILTPPHKRNVGMVFQSYALFPHMSVAGNIGFPLKLRGVSASEIEERVTEALETVQLSGLGERGIDQLSGGQRQRVALARAFVFGPRILLMDEPLSALDKKLRERMQIELKILHRKLGVTTVYVTHDQREALTMSDRIAVINHGRLAQVDTPEVIYNHPANAFVADFIGESTMLPLDQDTAGNLTYKGSKVGKKPSGDGANGWSLVVRPEHLSIMADKKSGTDQTIAFKGTVTETVFQGETAFSIVAIDDETELVVRFATGSKAKSSYPQSGEQVTLGLGRDDVILIPQEDRQ